From a region of the Lactuca sativa cultivar Salinas chromosome 4, Lsat_Salinas_v11, whole genome shotgun sequence genome:
- the LOC111907870 gene encoding WRKY transcription factor 6: MGKAGWGLTLDTSEPLELLSPRWNFPVKPAMFSGVSPKMTDEKNSNRKVLSEVDFFSTSKSNDDQIVVKKENISHATELDVNTGLHLHTTNSDQSSVDDGVSSSGDDKQAKNKLTILQVELEKMNTENQRLRGMLSQVSNNYTALQMHIANEIQKQQNSSKQIVLQDQKPVPQQLNHLPPTSHDSSSSEERTQSGSTLNAIELSKNGKRTGRENTPDSDTWVSNKIPKLNTTKNIEQANDPTMRKARVSVRARSEAPMITDGCQWRKYGQKMAKGNPCPRAYYRCTMAVGCPVRKQVQRCVDDQTILITTYEGTHNHPLPPAALAMASTTSAAASMLLSGSISSADGLMNQNVLARSILPNASSIATISASAPFPTITLDLTHNPNQYQRINNSNQFQVPHHMSSQNFQPGMAIPLQSIPGNGDVGVYNQSRFSGLQLSHDMESNQLRAHHVTPPQFKGQVNTSFSDSLSAATAAITADPNFTAALAAAISSIMSGGNTTTTTTTSHTTTNNHKDSNHYGN, translated from the exons ATGGGCAAAGCTGGATGGGGATTAACCCTGGATACTTCTGAGCCTCTTGAATTGTTATCTCCACGTTGGAATTTTCCGGTGAAGCCTGCCATGTTTTCCGGCGTGTCTCCGAAGATGACCGATGAGAAGAATTCTAATCGGAAAGTCTTGAGTGAGGTCGACTTCTTCTCTACGTCCAAGTCAAATGATGATCAGATTGTTGTCAAGAAAGAGAATATTTCTCATGCGACTGAATTAGATGTAAAC ACAGGTTTGCATCTGCATACGACTAATAGTGATCAATCATCTGTGGATGATGGAGTTTCATCATCCGGTGATGATAAACAAGCTAAGAACAAG TTAACAATATTACAAGTTGAGCTAGAGAAAATGAACACGGAGAATCAAAGGTTAAGAGGGATGTTATCACAAGTTAGCAATAACTACACGGCTTTGCAAATGCATATCGCAAACGAaatacaaaaacaacaaaattcaTCAAAACAAATCGTTCTTCAAGATCAAAAACCAGTTCCTCAACAACTCAATCATTTACCTCCAACTTCTCATGATTCTTCATCATCAGAAGAAAGAACTCAATCAGGCTCCACTTTGAACGCAATCGAATTATCAAAAAATGGAAAGAGAACAGGTCGAGAGAACACCCCAGATTCAGACACTTGGGTTTCTAACAAGATCCCTAAATTGAACACCACCAAGAACATCGAGCAAGCTAATGACCCCACCATGCGAAAAGCTCGTGTATCCGTACGAGCTCGATCAGAAGCACCTATG ATCACCGATGGTTGTCAATGGAGAAAGTACGGACAAAAAATGGCGAAAGGGAACCCATGTCCACGTGCATACTATCGTTGCACAATGGCGGTTGGTTGTCCGGTGAGAAAGCAAGTTCAAAGATGTGTTGACGATCAGACGATTTTAATAACCACCTATGAAGGCACCCACAACCACCCTCTACCACCAGCAGCGTTGGCCATGGCCTCCACCACATCGGCGGCAGCTAGCATGTTACTTTCCGGTTCAATATCTAGTGCCGATGGTTTGATGAATCAAAATGTGTTAGCTCGATCGATTCTACCAAATGCATCAAGTATAGCGACCATATCTGCATCTGCACCATTTCCAACCATTACTTTAGACCTAACACATAACCCGAATCAATACCAAAGAATTAATAATTCGAATCAATTTCAAGTTCCACACCATATGTCATCGCAAAATTTCCAACCAGGAATGGCAATTCCGTTACAATCGATCCCTGGAAATGGTGATGTTGGGGTTTATAACCAATCAAGATTCTCTGGTCTTCAGTTATCGCATGATATGGAGTCTAATCAACTACGAGCTCACCATGTGACACCACCACAATTCAAGGGACAAGTGAACACATCGTTTAGTGATTCTCTTAGTGCTGCTACTGCAGCCATCACCGCCGATCCAAACTTCACGGCTGCTCTAGCGGCGGCAATCTCCTCTATCATGAGTGGTGGCAATACCACTACCACCACTACTACATCGCACACCACCACCAACAATCACAAGGATAGCAATCACTATGGGAATTGA